The following proteins are encoded in a genomic region of Brachypodium distachyon strain Bd21 chromosome 1, Brachypodium_distachyon_v3.0, whole genome shotgun sequence:
- the LOC104581580 gene encoding chaperone protein dnaJ 11, chloroplastic, whose amino-acid sequence MAAPPTMVAAARPAGGGGSLYEALRVGRAATQVEIRTAYRAMAKRLHPDVVVSCSCAGAGSGGGPEAFLEIRRAYETLSDPAARARYDSSLGVFRGAGNGGMMRVRRWETDQCW is encoded by the coding sequence ATGGCGGCACCGCCCACGATGGTGGCcgcggcgaggccggcgggcggaggcgggagCCTGTACGAGGCGCTGCGCGTGGGGCGCGCGGCGACGCAGGTGGAGATCAGGACGGCGTACCGCGCCATGGCCAAGCGCCTCCACCCGGACGTCGTCGtctcctgctcctgcgccGGAGCCGGATCAGGAGGAGGGCCCGAGGCGTTCTTGGAGATCCGGAGGGCGTACGAGACGCTGTCGGACccggcggccagggcgcgCTACGACAGCTCGCTCGGCGtcttccgcggcgccggcaACGGCGGGATGATGCGGGTGCGGAGGTGGGAGACGGACCAATGCTGGTGA